From a single Brassica oleracea var. oleracea cultivar TO1000 chromosome C5, BOL, whole genome shotgun sequence genomic region:
- the LOC106292519 gene encoding uncharacterized protein LOC106292519, with translation MELDSLTARRRLATVAAHFPLATNDPVSTASLVPLNCSGSLNSVIRRCDNKLSFARQASSEQGFFMKQASPDEAGTGGGGVTLKNSIVRRGDNRLYFARQASSAQGLFMRQASTDEDAASTKCSATKTSGFPSSQQPLLSRPEYAPPQFSKAAAKDEFFVCSDSPYQLKEGLEKPYNPDLPKLANLGTVWSPRSNVAEYENNYLVAVELPGASINDIRVEVDNINLTVTGRRTSVCQKVDACTKGSIFGYHKHEIQQGPFKVSWPFPSNVNKDNVAAEFMDGILRVVIPKI, from the exons ATGGAGCTCGATTCCCTCACCGCTAGACGCAGACTCGCCACCGTCGCCGCTCACTTCCCGCTAGCCACCAACGATCCCGTCTCCACCGCATCGCTCGTTCCCTTG AACTGTAGCGGTAGTTTGAACTCTGTCATCAGAAGATGTGACAACAAACTCTCTTTTGCCCGCCAAGCATCTTCCGAGCAGGGCTTTTTCATGAAGCAGGCTTCCCCTGACGAG GCTGGCACTGGAGGCGGCGGCGTCACTTTGAAGAACTCTATCGTTAGAAGAGGTGACAACAGGCTGTATTTTGCTCGGCAAGCATCTTCTGCACAGGGTCTTTTTATGAGGCAGGCTTCAACTGATGAG GACGCTGCATCTACCAAGTGCTCTGCGACCAAAACGAGTGGCTTCCCTTCTTCACAACAACCATTGCTTTCCAGACCTGAGTACGCCCCACCACAGTTTTCCAAGGCCGCCGCAAAAGATGAGTTCTTTGTTTGTTCTGATTCACCATATCAGCTAAAGGAAGGCTTGGAAAAGCCATACAATCCTGATCTTCCTAAGTTAGCCAATCTAG GGACTGTTTGGTCTCCGAGATCTAATGTTGCAGAGTACGAAAATAACTACCTTGTGGCAGTAGAGCTACCAGGGGCTAGTATCAATGATATAAGAGTTGAGGTCGACAACATAAA CTTGACTGTGACAGGTAGACGCACATCTGTCTGTCAAAAAGTTGATGCATGCACCAAAGGTTCAATTTTTGGATATCACAAGCACGAAATTCAACAAGGTCCATTCAAAGTTTCCTGGCCATTCCCTAGCAATGTGAACAAGGATAACGTTGCTGCTGAATTTAT GGATGGGATTCTGAGAGTAGTTATTCCAAAGATTTGA